A section of the Macadamia integrifolia cultivar HAES 741 chromosome 9, SCU_Mint_v3, whole genome shotgun sequence genome encodes:
- the LOC122088752 gene encoding ankyrin repeat-containing protein At5g02620-like, translating into MDPQLYRAAKVGDVILLRQVVTGDSSRLLRVTPKGNTALHVSVSFGHIDFIQEVYAALLEHNTGLEGDTDYGRRLSLLTQVNLVGDTALHVAIREGHTSIAKFLIEKILPWPFEDHDVENGNSSLAREMIRMRNKSKNTALHEALRRYDLEMVELLIEADPHDLGHPNYDADAEGGESPLYLAARDGRLDIVNKILDICPSAAHSGPHGRTALHVAIVEVHLDVVEVLLVKKGELADKIDENGRTALHYAMSLERSHKIVQQLLSHDTSSVYKVDKDGLSSLHIAALNSSIEVFRELIECCPDFGELQDTNRRNVLHYAVMSKDLDKIKFAFEQLEREEFINQPDEDGNTPFHLLAEQGSIKLMEPFISNVRVDTMARNKNGQTVDEIFLNTIPIVEGLSSFIKALHMQRFFNQLALKTSLMPPSSIRGEEKWIIRVTNEKRIHTNLDKQAEEVSSSSSSNTTTKISRKE; encoded by the exons ATGGATCCTCAACTCTACAGAGCTGCAAAAGTTGGTGATGTTATACTTCTCAGACAAGTAGTGACAGGAGATTCAAGCCGACTACTGAGAGTAACTCCAAAAGGGAACACGGCCCTTCACGTCTCTGTGAGTTTTGGTCACATAGACTTCATACAAGAAGTGTATGCTGCTCTTCTTGAACACAATACAGGTTTAGAAGGCGACACAGACTACGGTAGAAGGCTATCGCTTCTCACACAAGTGAACTTAGTAGGTGATACTGCCCTTCATGTGGCCATCAGAGAAGGGCACACTTCCATAGCTAAATTTCTCATCGAAAAGATTCTACCTTGGCCTTTTGAAGACCATGACGTCGAAAATGGAAATAGTTCACTTGCTCGAGAGATGATTAGGATGAGAAATAAGAGCAAAAACACAGCCCTGCATGAAGCTTTGCGAAGATATGACCTTGAGATGGTGGAGTTGTTGATTGAGGCAGACCCTCATGATTTAGGGCATCCCAACTATGATGCTGATGCGGAAGGTGGGGAGTCTCCACTCTACCTAGCTGCTAGAGACGGACGCTTGGATATTGTCAACAAAATCTTGGATATTTGTCCATCTGCGGCTCATAGTGGACCACATGGCCGGACGGCTTTACATGTGGCCATAGTTGAGGTGCATCTAG atgtggtggaagtACTCTTAGTGAAGAAAGGAGAACTTGCTGATAAGATAGATGAAAATGGGAGGACCGCTCTTCATTATGCAATGTCATTGGAAAGAAGCCACAAGATAGTACAACAGTTGCTTAGTCATGATACTTCCAGTGTATATAAGGTGGATAAAGATGGTCTCTCATCACTTCACATCGCTGCTCTTAACTCAAGCATTGAGGTATTTCGAGAGCTCATCGAATGCTGCCCAGATTTTGGGGAGTTACAAGACACAAATCGTCGAAATGTTCTCCATTATGCTGTGATGAGTAAGGATTTGGATAAAATCAAGTTTGCCTTCGAGCAACTAGAGCGTGAGGAATTCATAAACCAGCCAGATGAAGATGGAAACACCCCATTCCACCTCCTCGCTGAACAAGGCTCTATCAAGCTAATGGAACCTTTTATTTCAAATGTAAGAGTCGACACAATGGCGAGGAACAAGAATGGCCAGACAGTTGATGAGATTTTCCTGAACACAATCCCTATCGTCGAGGGATTATCATCTTTTATTAAAGCG TTACACATGCAGCGATTTTTCAACCAGCTTGCCTTGAAGACTTCTCTTATGCCACCAAGTAGcataagaggagaagaaaaatggatCATAAGAGTAACTAATGAGAAGCGAATACACACCAACCTGGATAAGCAAGCAGAGGAAgtaagcagcagcagcagcagcaacaccACCACCAAAATCAGTCGAAAAGAATAA
- the LOC122089005 gene encoding ankyrin repeat-containing protein NPR4-like produces the protein MRNKSKNTALHEALRRYDLEMVELLIEADPHDLGHPNYDADTEGGESPLYLAARDGRLDIVNKILDICPSAAHSGPHGRTALHVAIVEVHLDVVEVLLVKKGELADKIDENGRTALHYAVSLERSHRIVQQLLSHDTSSVYKVDKDGLSALHIAALNSSIEIFRELIECCPDFGELQDINHRNVLHYAVMSKDLDKIKFALEQLELEEFINQPDEDGNTPFHLLAEQGSIKLMEPFISNVRVDTMARNKNGQTVDEIFLNTIPIVEGLSSFIKATQKR, from the exons ATGAGAAATAAGAGCAAAAACACGGCCCTGCATGAAGCTTTGCGAAGATATGACCTTGAGATGGTGGAGTTGTTGATTGAGGCAGACCCTCATGATTTAGGGCATCCCAACTATGATGCTGATACGGAAGGTGGGGAGTCTCCACTCTACCTAGCTGCTAGAGACGGACGCTTGGATATTGTCAACAAAATCTTGGATATTTGTCCATCTGCGGCTCATAGTGGACCACATGGCCGGACGGCTTTACATGTGGCCATAGTTGAGGTGCATCTAG atgtggtggaagtACTCTTAGTTAAGAAAGGAGAACTTGCCGATAAGATAGATGAAAATGGGAGGACCGCTCTTCATTATGCAGTGTCATTGGAAAGAAGCCACAGGATAGTACAACAGTTGCTTAGTCATGATACTTCCAGTGTATATAAGGTGGATAAAGATGGTCTCTCAGCACTTCACATCGCTGCTCTTAACTCAAGCATTGAGATATTTCGAGAGCTCATCGAATGCTGCCCAGATTTTGGGGAGTTACAGGACATAAATCATCGAAATGTTCTCCATTATGCTGTGATGAGTAAGGATTTGGATAAAATCAAGTTTGCCTTAGAGCAACTAGAGCTTGAGGAATTCATAAACCAACCAGATGAAGATGGAAACACCCCATTCCACCTCCTCGCTGAACAAGGCTCTATCAAGCTAATGGAACCTTTTATTTCAAATGTAAGAGTCGACACAATGGCCAGGAACAAGAATGGCCAGACAGTTGATGAGATTTTCCTGAACACAATCCCTATCGTCGAGGGATTATCATCTTTTATTAAAGCA acacaaaaacgaTAA